Genomic DNA from Pseudomonas sp. CCC3.1:
GCCTTACAGAACGGGCCTGCGAGCCTGCATCACAATTTGTCAGGTGGTTTATGGACAGCATCAACAGCCGCATCGCCGAAGAACTTGGCGTGCGCCCGCAGCAGGTCGAAGCGGCCGTCGCTCTTCTGGATGAAGGCTCCACCGTACCCTTCATCTCTCGCTACCGTAAGGAAGTGACAGGCAGCCTGGATGACACCCAATTACGTCATCTGGAAGAACGCCTGCGCTACTTGCGTGAACTCGACGAACGGCGCATCAGCATCCTCGCCAGCATCGAAGAGCAAGGCAAATTGACCCCTGAGTTGGCACGCGACATCAAACTCGCCGACACCAAGACCCGCCTCGAAGACTTGTACCTGCCCTACAAGCAAAAGCGTCGCACCAAGGGCCAGATCGCCCTGGAAGCCGGTCTGGGTGAGCTGGCTGACGGTCTGTTCAACGACCCGAGCCTGACCCCGGAAACCGAAGCCGCCCGTTTTGTTGACGCCGAAAAAGGCTTCGCAGACGTCAAGGCCGCTCTGGATGGCGCCAAGTACATCCTCATGGAACGCTTCGCTGAAGACGCCAGCCTGCTGGATAAACTGCGCAGCTTCTTGAAGCAGGAAGCCACCCTCAGCGCCCGGGTCATCCCTGGCAAAGAGGAGGAAGGCGCCAAATTCCGCGATTATTTCGAACACGACGAGCCGCTCAAAAGCATGCCGTCGCACCGCGCGCTGGCGATTTTCCGCGGCCGCAATGAAGGCATTCTCAGCTCTTCGCTCAAGGTGGGTGAAGAACTGCCGGGCACGATGCACCCTGGCGAAATGATGATTGCCCAACGCTTCGGCCTGGAAAATCAAAACCGCCCGGCGGACAAATGGCTGAGCGAAGTGGTGCGCTGGACCTGGAAGGTCAAGCTCTACACCCACCTCGAAACCGACCTGCTGGGCGAACTGCGCGACGCGGCCGAAACCGAAGCCATCAACGTATTCGCCCACAACCTGCACGACCTGCTGCTGGCCGCCCCTGCTGGCCCGCGCGCCACCCTGGGCTTGGACCCGGGCCTGCGCACCGGCTGCAAAATCGCCGTGGTCGATGCCACCGGCAAACTGCTCGAATACGCCACCGTGTACCCGCACGTGCCGCACAACAAGTGGGACCAGACCATCGCCGTAATGGCCGCCCTGTGCGCCAAACACTCGGTCGAACTGGTCGCCATCGGCAACGGCACCGCCAGCCGCGAAAGCGACAAGCTGGTGATTGACCTGATCAAAAAATACCCAGCGCTGAAAGTCACCAAAGTGATGGTCTCCGAGGCGGGCGCTTCGGTGTACTCGGCCTCTGAACTGGCCGCGAAGGAATTCCCGGACCTCGACGTGTCGATCCGTGGCGCCGTGTCGATTGCCCGCCGCCTGCAAGATCCACTGGCCGAGCTGGTAAAAATCGATCCCAAGTCGATTGGCGTCGGCCAATACCAGCACGACGTGTCCCAGCTCAAACTGGCACGCGGTCTGGACGCCGTAGTGGAAGACTGCGTAAACGCCGTGGGCGTGGACGTAAACACCGCTTCGGTGGCGCTGCTGGCCCGCATCTCCGGCCTCAATGCCACCTTGGCGCAAAACATCGTGAGCCATCGCGATGAAAACGGTGCGTTCAAAACCCGTGCTGCGCTGAAAAAAGTCAGCCGTCTGGGCGAAAAAACCTTCGAACAGGCCGCCGGTTTCTTGCGCGTGATGAACGGCGACAACCCGCTCGACGCCTCGGCCGTTCACCCTGAAGCCTACCCGCTGGTGAAACGTATTGCCTCGGACACCGAGCGCGACATTCGCTCGCTGATCGGCGACGCTGGCTTCCTCAAGCGTCTGGATCCCAAGAAGTTCACCGACGAAACCTTCGGCCTGCCGACCGTCACTGACATTCTGCAAGAGCTCGAAAAACCAGGCCGTGACCCGCGTCCAGAGTTCAAGACCGCCGAGTTCCAGGAAGGCGTCGAAGACCTCAAAGACCTGCAACTGGGCATGATCCTCGAAGGTGTCGTCACCAACGTGACCAACTTCGGTGCCTTCATCGACATCGGTGTGCATCAGGACGGTCTGGTGCACATCTCGGCATTGTCCGAGAAGTTCATCAAAGACCCGCGTGAAGCGGTGAAAGCAGGTGACGTGGTCAAAGTCAAAGTCATGGAAATCGACATCCCGCGCAAACGCGTTGGCTTGTCGATGCGCATGAGCGACACCCCCGGCGAGAAAATCGACGGTGCTCGCGGCGCACGCCCAGGTTCAGCCCCACGCCAGCAAAACACCGCGCCACGCAAAGAAACCGTTGCCGCCGCGCCGAGCAACAACGCGATGGCGTCGTTGTTTGCCAACGCTAAACAGTTGAAGAAACGCTAATGACAATCCCCGACGGCTTGGCCGAAAGTGCCTTCAGCAACTTGATTGGCTGCCGTGTGCAGTCTGTGGAAGACGGCAAAGCGCGCGTTGCGCTTAGCCTGGAACCGCACCTGCGCAATCGCGGCGGCAAAATGCACGGCGGGGTTTTATTCAGCCTGGTGGACATCACCATGGGCCTGGCCTGCTCCGGCACCCATGGTTTTGACCGACAAAGCGTGACCATCGAGTGCAAAATCAACTACCTGAGATCGGTGTCGGAAGGCGAAGTGCTGTGCATCGCCAAGGTCATTCACCCGGGCCGACGCACGTTTGTGGTCGAAGCTGACGTGATGCAAGGCGACAAACTGGTCGCAAAAGCGCAAGGCACGTTCGCTCTCCTGTAGCGGTCATCAGGTCATTTGAGTTAATTTCGGCACTGCGCACGCAGTGCCGAAATGCGCTTGGAGCGCCAAAAACCGAAACAGGGACGAAGCCCAGCAATACCGATAAAGCCAGGCGACCACGCCAGTTTCAACTTCACCCTTGTAGACCGTCCTGACCACCCCCATATTGGGGCGACTGACGCGTGAAGGAATCCAACTTGAGCGAACTTCTCAACCGCCGCCTGGCTCTGCTCGGCGAGCGCGCCAACCTCACTCTGCTCGAGCAGTGCCTGCACGGTATCGAGCGCGAATGCCTGCGCGTCACGGGCGATGCACGCCTGGCGCAGACACCGCACCCCGAAGAGCTGGGTTCGGCCCTGACCAACGACCAAATCACCACCGACTATTCCGAGTCGCTGCTGGAGTTTATTACCCCGGCCCTGCCCGACCCTGCGGACACGCTGGCCAGCCTCGACAAGATTCATCGTTTTGCCTACAGCAAACTCGGCAACGAGTACCTGTGGAGCCCTTCGATGCCGTGCCCGTTGCCGGCCGAAGAAGACATCCCGATTGCCTATTACGGCACCTCCAACATCGGCCAGCTCAAGTACGTGTACCGCAAAGGCCTGGCCCTGCGTTACGGCAAGACCATGCAGTGCATCGCCGGGATCCACTACAACTTTTCCCTGCCCGAAGCCCTGTGGCCTGTGCTCAAGCAAGCTGAAGGCTTTGTCGGCACCGACCGCGACTACCAATCAGATGCCTACATCGCGCTGATTCGTAACTTCCGCCGCTACAGCTGGTTGCTGATGTACCTGTTCGGCGCTTCGCCTGCGCTGGATGCTGGCTTCTTGCGTGGCCGTTCGCACCAGTTGGAGCAACTGGACGCCGACACGCTCTACCTGCCGTATGCCACCAGCCTGCGCATGAGCGACCTGGGTTACCAGAGCAACGCCCAGGCCGGTCTTACGCCGTGCTACAACAACCTCGACAGCTACACCGACAGCCTGCGCAAGGCCGTGGCCACACCGTACGCGCCGTATGTTGAAATCGGCACGCACAAAGATGGCGAATGGGTGCAACTGAACACCAACATTCTGCAAATCGAAAACGAGTACTACTCCAACATCCGACCCAAGCGCGTGACCTACACCGGCGAACGCCCGATCCAGGCATTGGTCTCGCGTGGCGTGCAGTACGTTGAAGTGCGCTTGCTCGACATCAACCCATTCCTGCCGATCGGCATCGACCTGCCGGAAGCCCGCTTCCTGGACGCTTTCCTGCTGTATTGCGCGCTGCAAGACAGCCCGCAGTTTGAGAACAGCGAATGCGGTCATTGCACGTCCAACTTCCTGAGCGTGGTCAAGGAAGGTCGCCGCCCGGGCCTGCAATTGCAGCGCAATGGCCAAGCGGTCGATCTGAAGGAATGGGCGGCAGAACTGCTGGAAAAAATCGCCCCCCTGGCGGCACTGCTCGACCAAAGCCACGGCAGCGATGCCCACAGCAAAGCGCTGGACGAACAATTCGCCAAGGTCCAGGACGTCTCGCTGACCCCATCAGCCAAAGTCCTGGCCAGCATGATCGAACACAAAGAAAGCTTCGCCCAGTTCTCGATGCGCCAGAGCCAGGCCCACGCCGAGTTCTTCCGCAGCGAACCGCTGAGCATCGAAGACCAGGCCGCGTTCGAAGCAAAAGCCAAGCAATCACTGCTCGAACAAGCCGAGACGGAAAAGGTTGAACAAGGCGATTTCGACCTGTTTGTGGCGTCGTATCAGGCGAGTATTTTGTCGATCAGTTACTGAGGTGTGTGGCAGGCGCTGGTTTTATCAGCGCCTGTTACCGGCTTACTCCATGTGGTAACACGTCAGATAAAGATCAAAGTTTCTCGGAAGTTCAAAAGAACAATATCTCTCCAGTTCTGATATTTGTTACGACGTCAGTAAATAGCCATAAAGACAATCGTCATCTTTATTCCAACCCATGATCAATGTGAGATCTGAAATCGATAGTTCCAACTCTTGTTAGAAGGACGCAACATCCTCATTTCGAGCCACACCCACCAGTACATGCCTCATGGTTCAATCGTCCTTATCGGATCGACCGACTTATTCTGAGTTCCAGTCAGATGATTGAACTCGCCTAAATGTAGTCGCTGCATCTCCACACTAAAAATCATTGATCTCGATATATGAAAGAAACCTGATAATCATAAAGACCCATATCAATCGAATGTTGGAACAATGGCTGCAAATCAACAAGCCACTCACGCTTAACATCAAATCCTCCGTTGTTTACATTATGTGCGGCCGTGATTCCCAACTTATCCATAACTGTGCCATCTTCCCCAAAGTCAATAGAGCACTCCTCCCCCACACCGTATTCTGTTTCCTTATCAAACCAATCAAGCTCAACGCTAAGACCCACGTGCAGCCTCACAGATATTTTTAATATTACGAGCACCTGCACGAACAAGCCGAAATCGAGAAGATAGAAGATGGCGACTCTGACCTGTATGTGGCGTCGTATCAGGTCAAGCGACACACCCAATAAATAGCGTCAAATCCACTATTTGGGGCTCGCCTAAAAGCTTCGCGAACAGTATTGCTTGGTCGGGTGTTACCTCAGTCTCCCACCCGCCTGCTTCCTCTAACGTTTCCCAATCCATAATCCC
This window encodes:
- a CDS encoding Tex family protein codes for the protein MDSINSRIAEELGVRPQQVEAAVALLDEGSTVPFISRYRKEVTGSLDDTQLRHLEERLRYLRELDERRISILASIEEQGKLTPELARDIKLADTKTRLEDLYLPYKQKRRTKGQIALEAGLGELADGLFNDPSLTPETEAARFVDAEKGFADVKAALDGAKYILMERFAEDASLLDKLRSFLKQEATLSARVIPGKEEEGAKFRDYFEHDEPLKSMPSHRALAIFRGRNEGILSSSLKVGEELPGTMHPGEMMIAQRFGLENQNRPADKWLSEVVRWTWKVKLYTHLETDLLGELRDAAETEAINVFAHNLHDLLLAAPAGPRATLGLDPGLRTGCKIAVVDATGKLLEYATVYPHVPHNKWDQTIAVMAALCAKHSVELVAIGNGTASRESDKLVIDLIKKYPALKVTKVMVSEAGASVYSASELAAKEFPDLDVSIRGAVSIARRLQDPLAELVKIDPKSIGVGQYQHDVSQLKLARGLDAVVEDCVNAVGVDVNTASVALLARISGLNATLAQNIVSHRDENGAFKTRAALKKVSRLGEKTFEQAAGFLRVMNGDNPLDASAVHPEAYPLVKRIASDTERDIRSLIGDAGFLKRLDPKKFTDETFGLPTVTDILQELEKPGRDPRPEFKTAEFQEGVEDLKDLQLGMILEGVVTNVTNFGAFIDIGVHQDGLVHISALSEKFIKDPREAVKAGDVVKVKVMEIDIPRKRVGLSMRMSDTPGEKIDGARGARPGSAPRQQNTAPRKETVAAAPSNNAMASLFANAKQLKKR
- a CDS encoding PaaI family thioesterase, producing the protein MTIPDGLAESAFSNLIGCRVQSVEDGKARVALSLEPHLRNRGGKMHGGVLFSLVDITMGLACSGTHGFDRQSVTIECKINYLRSVSEGEVLCIAKVIHPGRRTFVVEADVMQGDKLVAKAQGTFALL
- the gshA gene encoding glutamate--cysteine ligase, giving the protein MSELLNRRLALLGERANLTLLEQCLHGIERECLRVTGDARLAQTPHPEELGSALTNDQITTDYSESLLEFITPALPDPADTLASLDKIHRFAYSKLGNEYLWSPSMPCPLPAEEDIPIAYYGTSNIGQLKYVYRKGLALRYGKTMQCIAGIHYNFSLPEALWPVLKQAEGFVGTDRDYQSDAYIALIRNFRRYSWLLMYLFGASPALDAGFLRGRSHQLEQLDADTLYLPYATSLRMSDLGYQSNAQAGLTPCYNNLDSYTDSLRKAVATPYAPYVEIGTHKDGEWVQLNTNILQIENEYYSNIRPKRVTYTGERPIQALVSRGVQYVEVRLLDINPFLPIGIDLPEARFLDAFLLYCALQDSPQFENSECGHCTSNFLSVVKEGRRPGLQLQRNGQAVDLKEWAAELLEKIAPLAALLDQSHGSDAHSKALDEQFAKVQDVSLTPSAKVLASMIEHKESFAQFSMRQSQAHAEFFRSEPLSIEDQAAFEAKAKQSLLEQAETEKVEQGDFDLFVASYQASILSISY
- a CDS encoding colicin E3-like toxin immunity protein gives rise to the protein MGLSVELDWFDKETEYGVGEECSIDFGEDGTVMDKLGITAAHNVNNGGFDVKREWLVDLQPLFQHSIDMGLYDYQVSFIYRDQ